The window TTATCCTCGCCACTAATTATCTCCAGCCGTGACTGAAAGGTGGTTTTACGCGCAGATTGAAAGGGAGCGGTGGAAGGACAGCAGTCTGTTGCGATGAAAACAAAGTGGCGTTTCTATATTTTGTGGAGTGTTTTATCACTTGGCCTCCTCAGCTGTGCAGTGGACACTTATGAATCTCCATTTACTAGAAGGAAAAAGGTTTTCAAACTGGGTACGCCAAAATCCAAACCAATTAAACTGTCGACAACAGAAGACAGGAAATCTGCCAGCACTTCTCCATCTCATCTCAGTTCCCAAAGGCCCGACCCTCCTCCGACACCTGGAGAACATCGATCCAAGCGACAAGATAAGCCCGAGGCAAAGCTCCAGTCGGACTTTGCTTACCTCCCAGACGTTTCTGTAACCTGCTCCACGTCTGACTTTGTCGTGAGGGTCAAACCATCTTTCTACGGTCTGGGCGCAGATGCAACGGAGCTGAAATTAGGAAGCACCTGCAGAAGCAACGGGGTTCTCAGACCGTACGGCGACCTGCTTTTCACGTATCCTCTGACAGCGTGTGATGCCGTGCGTCAGGTAAGATTTCCACGAATGTCATTTGTTTCCAGTCTCTCCTTGCATAATCTTGAAATCACAATTTCCGACCCCTCTTGACAGTCACCAGACGGGTATCTTGTCTACAAATTCGTGCTTCATCATGAGCCTTCGCCAAAACGTTTCCCAAGCAGAGCGCACCGGATCGATGTCGACATTGAATGCCGATATCAAAGGTTCGACTTGTCTTGCTATTTTCAACATCGTGTGTGTGTAAGCCCATTACTGACACCCTCCAAAACCTTGCCCAGGAACCATCATGTGTACCAACTGACTGTGCTGCCTATCTGGAAGACTGCTGTTGTGCGTAAAAGGCTGAAAGGAGGTCCGAATGACTTCCAGATCGAGTTGATGGACGGTATGTTTAAAGAACTGTGGACTGTAATGATTAAGAGCTGATTCCCCTTTCAgtgcaaatgtttttgtatgttacAAATATCTGTGAAGTGGCTCCATTTGATGATATATTTTAATGAACTCTTAGATTCATGGAGCAGACCGGCCAAGTCCCAGGTGTACCAGCTTGGAAAGACTGTTAATTTCCAGGTCTCTGCTCTTCATCATCCAACTGGTGGGAAACTGTACATCAATAGCTGCTATGCTACACCATCCAGTGGCTCTAAATCATCCCTCAAATACACTATCATTGACAATTTTGGGTGAGTATTATGGACAGTAATGCGTTTTAAAATCTTTTGGGTTTACCATTGGTTTCCTGATTTGCAATTTACTGAGATTGTTGTCATCCATAGCTGTATGCTGGACAGCAAGAGAGACCCAGGGGCCTCTCAGTTCATCTCTCGGACAGACAAGACGCTGAGATTCTCCCTAGAGGCTTTCCAGTTCACTTCTGACCCTGACATGGAGGTGAGCACGGAGCATAATTCTCCGGATTCACACAGTTTTAACTGCGGCTTAACCCTGTTTCCATTTTTAGGTCAGTATTCACTGCAGATTGTTTGTCACATCTGAGGACCCAGGTCCTTCACACAAATCATGCACCTACAGAGGAAACAGGTGAGCCATTCCATCACTATAGGTGACTTTTTcttgctgctgtttccaagcGGATTGAGCATATTTATGCATTTGCCATGATAGGTGGAAGGCCCTTACTGGTGATGACTCCATTTGTAAATGCTGTGATTCACAATGTGTGACCTCTAAACCCCGGAGGGCCATGATGGAAGGTATGTGGcagtcatatttattttatttttttttagccctGATTTTAAATTTCTAGGAAATATTTCTGTTGTGGTTCCTTTAAGTGTCACATCTCTAACGGACAATTCTCAAACTAAAAAACTTCACATGTGAAAGTGATCATACATTTTCTTGTGATCATTACAAATGGCTATGTCTCTACTTTTCTTCAAGGCTCTGCCAGCAGTGGGTCATTGCTGGTCTCTAATCAGCCGTACACAGCAGAAGATGGCTTTCTACCAGTCAGTTCCTCCTCAGTCAGCATGAGCAGAGAAGGCGAGGCCACAATCAATCATTACATTGATGAGCTGCACAGTCATGAGAACCGGTGGGAAAGTGCAGATGTAGTAAAatatgatgatgctgatgaagaAGAGCAAGTCTACacagatgatgaagaggaggaggaagagcttGATGAAGAAGGAAGTGGGGTTATCCTTGGGGTGATAGCAGAACCTGATTTAGATGAGTTAGGTTTTAGGGAGAGGGTCTTAGTGGAGGAGAAACAGTCTGAAGTGACTGATTCAGATCAGTTCAAAGAGGATCAGTCTAGGTATACAGTACAAGAGCATTTTacagagagtgaaaaagaagaggagagattTGAAGGAAGAGATGAGATCTCTGAAGTACAGCAGGCAATCCATTTGAATCAGAAGGAAGGTAAAGTGTTGCGTCACTGGGTGCAGTTGGGGCCAATGTTACCATCAGAAGTCAGTTTACAGGGGGAGTTACAGCCACTGGTCTCTGaaggtgaagaagaaaacaggaaacataCGGGTAGCAGTGAAGAGGTTGACAGGATGATAGCCTCTGAGGTGGAGTGGAAGAAGGATGATGGTCTGGCAGACTTAGTAGATGATAAGGAGATGACCTGGTATTTCACATGGCGGTAGTATTAGTTTAATGAATCGATCAGTACTCTGCTTAAAGACTGTTGTAACTCTCCATATCAGGATATTCTGActcatttcaataaaaacatgaaaatgcagTTGATGAGACTCTATCATAACATGACACCATTTCTTTTCTAAGATTTGATCTTCAACATTATGAATGCTCATAGTAGTTGACATAATCAGTTCAGCCATGTCAGTATTACCTGTGACAATTAGAACTACATACTTGTATCATACTGTGCCATACAGACTTGAGGCTCAAGAAGAGAAGGCTGAAATAAGAGCATTGCATTCAAATGGGGAAAGGGGAAAATGCAACACTGAATATCAGACTAACAGGAAATTTAGATGGAAAAGGATCCTCCTCAGTCAATGGGACAATTTGATCTGTCCATAAATCTTTATTTCCATTATGAATGATCATTTATTACATTACAGTCTGTGAAACCAGGTTGAAATATTATAGTTCAACGCAGAAATACCCCACTGTTTGAGCCATAACTGTGAGGAAAGGCAATGCCTCCATTATCAGTAActaaaagcagcagaaaatgtgcTCCAAAATAATGATTCTACCATTGCTTTACATGTCTGCTCATTGTTTCTGTGACAATAATGGTCATGCACATAGATAGATTTCAATCATAGAAAATGATGTGGGATTTTTAAGAACATATATTTGGATATGATTTAAGAGCTATACAAACAAACTTGATTTAAATGATATTAGGGTTTAACACAACATTGCAAACAAGACATGTCTGTAAAGACCCTctaaacatgaaaacaagaaaaataacttaagataattaatattttttaacaaatataatTGGTGTGGAAACTCTTTTGGAGACAATACAGAACAGAAGTCTGTAGCACAGATCCATCATTACTGGATGTgttaaatgtacacatttttgCTATATTTACAGGAGAGCCCAAAAGTCCCATTGTTAGGAGTACTGACAAAAGCTCTGATTCAGCAGGACATAAGTGATACAATCATTGTGTGACACTAGAGGGTGGTATATTCCCATCTCTTGCAATGGTAAAGCTCAGAAGACCCTCTGGCAAAAGAATATATGCTTTATTTATTCCTAGTTAAATACAAAATGAGTACTTGAGAAAATTAAGACCCACACCATTAACATCAAATTCAAAGGATTTCTCATCTATCAAAATCCAGATTcttgtctctcacacacaaagaccAACTTGCAGCAAATTCAGTGTAATTGATAAGTCCTTCCCAGGTCTCCTTCAGTCTTTACAATCATGTTGATGGTATCTCTCCTCCTTCAACAGTACCTGCTGTcccatttgttttctctgtagCATCTGAGGTTGAAGAAATTAGACAATTAGTTTAATGGAGGGCAGAAGAAgttgtacaataaaataaaaactgatttttagccacactaatggcatggctctagggatgtcggttggttggtccaccactttggtccagactgaaactattggatggattgccatgaaattttatacaaacattcatgtccccctcaggatgaattgtaatcactttagtgatcccctgacttttcatctctttaatttgtctaatattttggtttatgatgTACTGCACTTTAGTGCTGATTagtgaatgttagcatgctaacaagctaaactaagatggtgatcatggtaaacattacacctgctaaacctGCATTCACACAATGTCAGGAGAATGGAAAGAAGTGGGAAACCTCACATTCCCACATTATTCCAGACACCACTAACCTTGTAGTTAATTCATTTAAATAGCTAAATTAAATTAGCTACTTTTGCAGTGTTACATATTTGGAGGGGTTTGTTAAATTTTTTTCCACCAAGTGGGAGGTATCGTCACTGTCAGAAATTCCAGATATCTCAGACTCAGAATTACAACTTGGAAGCTGACGTGAAGACTTTTTTTGACTTAGTTGCTCGTAATTACGGTCAAAATGATAGGACGCATATTAGGCAGCATGTTAGGACTGTCAGTGcaagcatattagcatgctgctgttagtatttagctcaaaggaTTGCTGTGCCTTAGTatagcttcacagagctgctagcatggctgtatagACTCTTCTTgattcaaacaaaagaaatgaatcATATCATTTCAAGTCTaattctgatgtgttttatttatagtggATGGTCTCTCTTACCCCTGATATCCTCTTGCAGTGCTTCCTGTCCTGCAGTTTGCTCTGTTCCTTCACTGGTCTCATTCTCTTTGCCTTTCGTTTTGGGTTTCTTTGCAACAGGTGGTGGCACCTTGACTCCCTTCTGCACCGACTCTGCTTCACTCACCACCTTCGTTACAGAGGAAACCTCCAGGTTCTTTTGTATAGTTGACATGGTCTCCGGCGCCGGCTTGGTCTCAATCACCACCTTCTTGTTGCTCTTGGAGAAGATAAAGCTTGCTGTGCTGGAGGGGGACTTATGGAGGTCTATTGGTGATGTTGGTGAGTGCAAGCTGAGGCGAGATGCAGGGCCATCTTTTGATCTGGCTGCTGTCCTCAGGCGGATGGCCTCTTGTAGGTTCATGGAAGGAGAGGTGGTCATGGCAGGAGGAGACTTTTTCGTAGGGGAGAGGACTGTGGATGAAGATGCAGGTGGAACCACAAGAGACTGGGACTTGGGCAGAGCTGGTTGTGAAGTAACTATGGCAGGTTCAGAGGTGTATGTGGGAGACATGGGAGCAGTCAAGATCAAAGACCTTCTGATGGGCTTCTGAGGAGCCTCACCACTGGCAGATGAGGTTTGGACCTGATTACTGGGCTGCTGATTCCTCATCGTGACCTCAGCCTCTGGTTGCTCCTGAGCTTTAGGAGGCTCAGGGTTACTATTGACGGACCGCAGCTTGACCATCTGCAGAAGGGAGGGGGTGACAATGGGAGAGAGTTCCTTCTGTACAACAGTGACAGATGTCAGCTCCGAGGTTTGGTTTTCTGTGCTTGCAGGATTAGGCTGGTGCTTAATGCTGGCAAGACCCTGCACAGGTAAAGGTGGAGGTAAAGGAATGTTTCCAGGTGGAGAAGGAGCAGGTTCTTGAGCCTTTTCTGGTGAAGGAGAGTTTTCAAGAGCTGGTGGGATAGAGACTTCAGATGGTGGTGAAGGGGAGGCCTCCTGGGTTGTAGGACCATCAGTGTTCGGGGGTACAACCTGAGGTTGGTGGAGAAGCTGTTtgggatgcagaggtggaataCTCTGAGGGGGAGTGAGAATACTGTTAGATGAAACTGGGTTGCTATTAGATTCGGATGGGATGTTCTCTTGTGGAAAATCAATCTCCTGCTCTGACGACTGGGATTGTGACGGTAGGGGTGGTGGAGGTGTAATACTTTGTGGTGGAGTGAGCTTGCTAACAGGTGTTGTCTCTTCAGAAGACTGACGGGCATTCTCTTgagaagatggaggagaaaCCTCTTCAGTGGACATAGTGGAGACTTCTTTAGGAAGCAGAGGGGAGACCTCGATAACCAATGGACGGGAGACCGCTTTAACTGGTGAAGGAGATATCACTGTAACCAGTGTGGGGGAGACATCTTTAAAAAGTGTAGTGGGGACTTCTTGAACCACAGTAGGAGGGGACTCTTTGGGCCTCACAGGAGAAACTTCTttaggtggtggtggtggaggagaaaCCTCTTTAAGTGTCGGTAGAGGGGAGAATTTTTTAGTCGTAGGAGGAGAGACTGCTTCAAGTGGTGGAGGGGGAGCCATATATGGTGGGGGAGGTGGGATACTCAGGGGTGGAGGTACGATCCCCTGGGATGTACTGGGCTTCTGTGGTTCAGCCTCTGTGGTCACCCTAACACATTCTGTTTTCATCACTGATATGACAGATGTAGTTGTACAAGAGGAGTCACCACCAGGAGTGGACCTTTCTGGTGCCACCTGAACAGGTATAACTAAACTCTCCTCACCAAACATTGGGGGAGGCGGAAGAGGGAAATCAGTCTCATCAGGCCCACCGAGCCCCATTGGTGAAGGTGGTGGGGGCCAGGACGACTCAGGGGATACAACAACTTTTAGTGATGGGACAGAAGCAACCTCTGTGGTCTGTTTGGTGGGGGGTTGTGGAGGATGATGTactgaaggaggagagggagatggaggaaTGCGTACCAATGAAATGGCAGGTAACATGTCCATATTAGTCTTTACCTCTGTAGCTTGTGTGGATGTCTTTttggcttcttcttctctcactgCTGCCAGCCTTACTTCACGTTTCTCTACAGCCTTCACTAACATCCCATTTAATATGTCACTTACTCTTACTTTCTCAACTTCTGTCTCTTTGCTCTTTCCTTTCATATCAACATCAGCCACTCTCTCATTGTCCTCTTTGTGAAtctctgcattcaaaatcacacTTTCTTGAACTTTCTTTGTCTCAAGCACATGTAGGGATCCATTATAGGACTCTACTGTTATAATCggattcttttgttttatttctatcacCAAGCTCTTCACAGAGCCCTCTGTAGATGCATTAGGAGGCTGTCTCTGTTGTCTCCTGTCCTTTGGATTCTTCTTTATGATGGCGTAAATGTTATCAGGTGCCGGTGGTCCCAGCAGCAACTCAAAGGTACGCTTGTTGTGAGCCCATACCtctggaggagggggtggaggtgCATGGACTTTAGGTGGTGGAGGGATGTTGAAGAGTTTTCTCAAGGTCCTTACAGAGGGGCTGACACTGGCAATATCGACTGAGGTGTTGAGCTTGAGATCctctttggtttttgtgttttcaggagCCTCTGACTGTGTTGAAGCACCATGAGTGGACCCAGGAAAAAATCTTTGAAACATTGCTGAGATGCCTCTCTTGTGCCTTGGAGATGAGCTGTGGGGCTGTTTAGAAAGCTGTGCAGATGTGCCATCTTGGCTGGAGTAGCCACTGGACGGGGAGACTATTTTGCTTAGCTTATTCTCCTGAAGTGGTTCCTGCTTCTCTTGTGAAGCATCTTTGGAAACAGTTTCCTCTGCCTTTAGTGCCTGCAGCTGGGATACGATGGGACTGAATGACACAGAACCTGTAGAGTCATCCAGAGAACTGGTGTCAGCATTGTATCCAGGGCTGTCTATGATTCTGGAGGGTATGGGAGAAGatcctgatttgtttttttcattttcctcaccTGATGCTAAGATGCTATGGAGAGAAGATTCCCCTGAAATGACCCTAACCTCTGCCAGATCACGTGACCGTCGCTTCATCTTATTGTGAAGGGAATAGGAGCGgcttggaggaggaggagccctCTTGGGCTTCATGACAGAGAGGCTACGCACAAACGGCCCCTCTTTCTTAACCTCGTCTCCCTTAATAACAAACTTGCCATTGGAGGTGCATTTTGAAGCCTTGCTGATGGAGGAGTGAACACTGATTTTGTCCTCTTTAGCAGAGGCATCTCCGTCTTGTGACCTCTTCTGTCTcggggtgctgctgctggagatgGTCGAGGAGTCAGATACCAAGGTCTCTGAGGACTCAGAGTTGCTCCAACAAGAGCTGTCGGACATATTAGGAGGGTTGTAGTGGGAGGCAGAGGTGGAGGCTCTGGAGGAAGCTCTGGAGGAAGTGGTTCTGTAGGAAGAGGCTCTAGAGGAAGCACGGGAGGGGGCCGGGCTGGACAGCAGCAGGCTGCTCTTGCTGACGGTGCGGACGCTGTTGCGACTCCGTCCACGGCTGATTTCCACCACATCGATGGAGGGTGGCAGCACAGCATTGGGAATGATTTTGGACATGTAGGGGGCCTGGGGTGACATGGACATGACAGGGCTGGGCTGCTCCTGCTCAAGGCTGTTGGCAGTGGTCATCCAGGGAACAGCCAGGGATCGAGGCCTCTGCTCACCTGATAAGTCAGGGCCCAGTCGGTGCAGCAGGGCCAGGTCATCCCTATGACCAGCATGGGTGGCACCAAGCTGCTTGAGATGGTTTTTGTTGAGGGGCTGGATGACGTTCATGTTCTGAAGGCCGGAGCTGGCTCCTCTTTGTGACTCTGTTGCCTGCTGTGGCCCATCAGTGGTTGGGCTGTTGTCAGTTTCACCATTATAAAGCTGTTCCTCATCTAACCTCTGAATCAGTGTCCAACCCACTCTGTCCAGCCCTGAAAGAAGACAGGAGGACTAATTAGCAAGTTCATATTAATAAGTAAGGAAATGGACATGCAAAGAAACCATacatcatcattattttctATATAGAAGACAGTAACATAACCATATTTAATACCATGATATTTCTGAATATACTGTTGCTCATACAATTTAAAGAGTAATTCGCAGACAGATGTCTTTTGTAGGTAATACTTTTAAATGATGAGCTGCATACCCAGTTCTCTCTGAACATGCTGTGGGATACCCACAACAGTCCTCCTGTGTTTTCTCCTCGTCTTGGCCTTTTCTGACTTTTTCCCAGAGTTCAAGGGCCTGAATGTTGATTCTGGGCAGACAGAGGcataagagaaaagagaaaaacatcattGTTTGATCCTTAAAAAATTCAATTTAAACTGAATCCAATCTGTACATCTCACCCATTAAATGTTGAACCTGCCATGTTATGTGGGTGCATCAGCATATGTTGTATAATGACCAAAATGGGATATAAATAGTATTTATGCTTGTGGTTAAGTTACCTTGCCTGGTGAGACCAGAGCGGGAAGATCTTGTGGACACAGATGATTGTACAGAGACGATAGAAGATGTGTCAGCAATGGTACTGTCTGTCATAAAGCCTCCACCTTCCCCGTCTGTGTGGACCATCATTGCCGACTGGCAAAAGGAGAAACAGAATCCTTTTGGAAAAAATCTCTTATACAAGAACTGTGCATTTGCAGTAAGTGTGAGAAAAAACTGCAATTCTGGGTGTGATGTGTCACTTACAATTGTGCTTTCATTATCCTGGTAATCCATTCCATTATTGGTTTCTGCAAAGAGTGTAACATTTAACTCTGCAGATTTATAATGGCATTTAAAATTCTTAGCAGTGATTATATCCTCTGGTGCACATCCTCTTGAGTAATATCCAGACAGTATGCAACATGTTGGCATGGGACACCTCTAATTTAGTGCACAGACTGTAAGAGTGTTTTGTACCTTCCTGCTGCATCATTTTCAATCCTTCCAGGGCCTCTGTGTGAAGGTTCTCCAGGTACTTGGGCCTGCTGGCCTCGATGAACACGTTCTCCTGGAGCAACGGGGGTGCCGGGGTCTTGTCATCATCATCTCGCTTTGGGACAGCTTGAAgtagagagaggggagaggggatcAGCCTGGATCAACTCAAAGCTCTGTGTTACTGTAACAGCAGATAGGGGGGCCATATAGACAGAATGAGAGCATTCAGGTGTCTGCAAGGAACATTTAAACAGTAAATATGTTTGAGAGGTAATAcatgagtgtgagagtgtgaatTAAAAAGGCTGTTAAAAAGGCTGAACTCCAGTTCCACTCAAGCAGGATTAAACTCCAGTGACTGATGACTTTTAAGATGGGATTATCACATCAAAAACATACTGTCAGCAACGTATGATCAGTATTTTCTTCTAGCCTAAGTATCATTTAATCAGACAGTGAGAGGGACACTAATTAAATTGCTGTCACATCTTGTTGCATGCTTAGTACATCAGTTCAGTATTTCattaactaactaattaactaataaAATACCTGAAATACCATGTCATGAACCATGGGTGACAtccaaaaaaattacaatttgcttTGTGATACAAATTGTATTaagtcat is drawn from Siniperca chuatsi isolate FFG_IHB_CAS linkage group LG15, ASM2008510v1, whole genome shotgun sequence and contains these coding sequences:
- the si:ch211-67f13.7 gene encoding zona pellucida sperm-binding protein 3, which codes for MKTKWRFYILWSVLSLGLLSCAVDTYESPFTRRKKVFKLGTPKSKPIKLSTTEDRKSASTSPSHLSSQRPDPPPTPGEHRSKRQDKPEAKLQSDFAYLPDVSVTCSTSDFVVRVKPSFYGLGADATELKLGSTCRSNGVLRPYGDLLFTYPLTACDAVRQSPDGYLVYKFVLHHEPSPKRFPSRAHRIDVDIECRYQRNHHVYQLTVLPIWKTAVVRKRLKGGPNDFQIELMDDSWSRPAKSQVYQLGKTVNFQVSALHHPTGGKLYINSCYATPSSGSKSSLKYTIIDNFGCMLDSKRDPGASQFISRTDKTLRFSLEAFQFTSDPDMEVSIHCRLFVTSEDPGPSHKSCTYRGNRWKALTGDDSICKCCDSQCVTSKPRRAMMEGSASSGSLLVSNQPYTAEDGFLPVSSSSVSMSREGEATINHYIDELHSHENRWESADVVKYDDADEEEQVYTDDEEEEEELDEEGSGVILGVIAEPDLDELGFRERVLVEEKQSEVTDSDQFKEDQSRYTVQEHFTESEKEEERFEGRDEISEVQQAIHLNQKEGKVLRHWVQLGPMLPSEVSLQGELQPLVSEGEEENRKHTGSSEEVDRMIASEVEWKKDDGLADLVDDKEMTWYFTWR